The following coding sequences are from one Passer domesticus isolate bPasDom1 chromosome 11, bPasDom1.hap1, whole genome shotgun sequence window:
- the LOC135309570 gene encoding aquaporin-12-like, producing MDGLNVSIAFFFLVFGLCQVLRWLSKRLLSPGTHGCLAREFAGSFQLCTSCLELRMLMDIGPWGGGFGLDVLLTLLFLLSAVHGASLDGASANPTVSLQEFLLLESSLAATAAKLLAQGGGAGTGWALTRLYWSWELSQLHFIQSLIAPECSSSIRASLPHAAFVEGSCSFLFHLVLLKVRQSHPLYRVPALAATVTFLTYAAGPYTGAFFNPALATATTFHCSGSSFWDYIQVYWLGPLAGMVAALLLFQGNIPRLFQKNLLYSQKSKYKVPKAKVTAQVEGDKPQKKKKGGKSKSEPRA from the exons ATGGATGGCTTGAATGTCTCcattgcttttttcttcctggttttTGGGCTGTGCCAGGTGCTCAGGTGGCTTTCCAAGAGGCTTCTGTCCCCTGGGACGCATGGCTGCCTTGCCAGGGAATTTGCTGGCTCCTTCCAGCTGTGCACGAgctgcctggagctgaggaTGCTGATGGACATCGGCCCCTGGGGTGGTGGCTTTGGCCTGGACGTGCTCCtgaccctcctcttcctcctctccgcTGTCCATGGCGCCTCTTTGGACGGAGCATCCGCCAACCCGAccgtgtccctgcaggagttcCTGCTCCTGGAGTCCAGCCTGGCAGCCACGGCGGCCAAGCTGCTGGCCCAGGGTGGGGGTGCAGGGACGGGCTGGGCTCTCACCCGGCTCTACTGGTCCTGGGAGCTGAGCCAGCTGCACTTCATCCAGAGCCTGATCGCGCCTGAGTGCAGCTCCTCCATCCGCGCCTCCCTGCCCCACGCTGCCTTCGTGgagggctcctgctccttcctgttCCACCTTGTCCTCCTCAAGGTGCGACAGAGTCACCCCCTGTACCGGGTCCCTGCGCTGGCAGCCACTGTCACCTTCCTGACCTACGCAG CCGGACCGTACACGGGGGCCTTCTTCAAccctgccctggccacagccaccACCTTCCACTGCTCGGGGAGCAGCTTCTGGGACTACATCCAGGTGTACTGGCTGGGGCCCCTCGCAG GGATGGTCGCTGCCCTCCTGCTGTTCCAGGGCAACATCCCACGCCTCTTCCAGAAAAACCTCCTCTACAGCCAGAAGAGCAAGTACAAGGTGCCCAAGGCAAAGGTGACAGCGCAGGTGGAGGGTGACAAAccacagaagaagaagaaaggagggAAGAGCAAGTCGGAGCCCCGTGCCTGA